TCGTCTTTATCcctatcatcgtcatcgtcgctTTCAAAGTCTGTAAAAGGATCGGTGAAAACACCCTGCATTATTCTATACATCGCACTTTCGTTCTTCAGTCTTTCTTCGTGGATGAACACGTCGTCTATCATATCTTCCAGTGGAGGGTACCTGAGAAATTTAAGGATGGTGAAAAGAAATCGAGCTATTCAtcatttcattaaaaaacatAAAGCCCTTATATCAAGTGAGATTCTTTCGACACGTTGCAAATTCACCGGAAAGATGGAACTTGGAGGTTATCTCCATCATTTGCATGAATTCTACCTACCAATCAATGTTCAGAAATTCCTCCATGCTGATAGCTTTTGCGTAAAGACGACGTTGCGAAATTCTTGCAATATAGTTCCAAATTTTGTCTCCTCAACAACGGCTGACAGTGAGAGcctttcaacattttcaaattcggagcCTAAAAAAacctgagagagagagagagagagagagagagagagagagagagcaactTTTATCGTGTTCCCGATTTTGTAGCGGCCTCTGCCACTGAAATAGGTCTTTGGAACTAGGCAACACTGATTTACTTATAGTTAATTGTAACAGTTATTATAGTCAAAGAATTTTCGTTAtccatattttcatattaataattaatcttATGACGCCCTTACGACGGCACACGGTCATAACGTTTACGTAAGGATAAATAGTTAGATTCGCTGTGATGCCAGAAGTTAGGTGGAAAATTGGGCAAATTGTAAATTACGGAGCGTTTTGGAACACTTGGGACAGTATTTGAAATCCCGCTTTATGCACTAACTGACAGAATTTGTGTCAGTTCTAAGGGTTCTAAGGCCTGGAGTATCTTAATAAgtgatatgaaatttttttctcattgtaaAGATTAAAATTTGGCTCTAGCTTGACTGGTTTACTTGACAGGGGCTGGAAAACAGTAGCATCAACTAAACGTAGGTAATCACCCGCAAAGTATATCAAGTAACGCATTCGTCAGCATTCTTTAAATTAACACCGCAAGCAGAGAGATGGTCGGCAAAATTCGTCCGAGTAGATTCTCAGTTATTTTCTACTCAACATAAACATCGGCGGAAGCTCACTATGCTTAACAGAATCATACACCTTTATTCGTGAAATTTGCAGGCAACAGTCATGGCACGCCGTAAGACGATCAATGCAGTTAGAATGGACGAATCATTCTCGTTACCTGCAGTCTCATCTCCGCTGCGACGAAGGTCACTCGCAGCTTCAGAATTCTCTAATGCACCGAAGCCCTTCACTCAAAATGACGACGAGAGTGAAAGATTGGCTCGTCGCGCGGTTCCTGTGTCGATGGACAGCTCGTCGCAGATCGATAACTCTGAAATACGTGCTTCTATAGGACTTGGCTCAGGGATCGGGGAGTTGTCAACGAATGCACTGATGGATCATTATAACAAGTGTATAAAATTATGCGCAGAGAACAAAATCACGACGAAAAATGCTTTTGCTCTTTCTGTCATCGACTACATGACTGTGCTCAATAAGCGAGATATAAATTCAAACAACATGCAGAGTGCTGGGACAACCCTGGATGTCAGTACAAAGATATATGGGGTTAGAGTAGATTGTGTTCACACAGACGTTTTTAAGATGGCAGGCGATCCTGGCAAACAGAATAAGGGCGAGGAGCAGAATCAGGGGGTAAACGACGCCAATGCCAGTACCGTTCAGGAGCCTGAATctaagagaaagaaaaaacctcTCTCTCAGAAGATCCTCTGTTCATTGGAAAGTCTCGAAGGCACCCCTGAAACTATTAATCTGTGCTCGACTACTAACACCAGCGATTCTCAGACCACAGACATGCTCTTTCAAGTCACATTTCCCATTCATGCTACTAGTGGGCACAGATTGCACCTGCAAGAAGATGTTATACTTGAATTTGCCGCTAAGAAAAAAGCTGGGGCTGACACTGTCTATACAGGTATTAACGTTTCGGATATCGAAGATTTGGCCGACTCGAATATGTGTCCAATATTAGCTGATTTTCACATTCTTGGTTGGTCTGAGACTGATATACCTGATTCCCCACCTCCTGCATTCGGTCAGGAAGACAACAACTtgagattcgatttgaatgcgTCTGTAGGTGACCTCTGTGACAATGAAAATGTGGGAATGAATTACTTTGATCTGGACGAGGCTAGTCAGGAGAATATTGATCGCTGTACAAGGAAGCCTGAGCATGTTGAACACATCGTAGATTTCAGCCAAGCGGTCTCAACCACAAACACAAACAAGAGTAACACTTTGGAGTACTCATACTTGCAAAAGAGCGTTCACAACTTGCATTGGGCAGGCCCGATTCATTGGAAACCAAAGATATTCTCTGGCAGAGTTGTTGGAGCTTGCGGTCAGGAGGcagtcagaaaaaaaaaggaggtgAATTTGAAGTTCACAGTCAAAGGGTCGGAAGATAATGTTGAGAAACTAGAAGGTAAAATTTCCCACAGACTTCAAACCAAAACCATGAGGCAGACCTGGCAGGATGATAAACTCACTTTACCGGAGGATATTCATTACGAAAGCACGAATCCTACCAAGTTTTATTATCATTCGTCAATGACTAAGCAACTACTCCCACTGGACAAACCTAACGGCGAAGCTGCGGGAGAGGAGGGCAATCTTGATGCTACAGTACTCGACGATGACGTGGACTATGATTATGACAATCAAAACGATACTCAGAATTATTGCTCACAGAATGATGATGGGGGCAGAGGGGATGCCAACTGTAACAGCAGTCCGGATATGTTTCACGATGAAGACGGAGACCCACATCCTGACGGGGAATTATGCACTCAGGCATTGACCGGCGAGAATCTTGTCATTGCTCCAAAATCAACCACTCAAgttcaaatcaattattcgaCTCGTGCCAAAAAGATAAACATGCGCCAATTGAAGAACAGTATTTGGAAGACGTTGTCGCATAAAAATACCTTGTACGAGAATGGCAATGGTGACACGAACGAAGAGGCATCAAAATTGAAAGACGAGCGTAGCTTTGGCAgtgtttacaaaatattacCAAACACCTTAGGCAAGGATAACGCTGCAGCTCTTAGCCCTGCTCTAGCTTTCGTATCTCTTCTTCATTTGGCCAATGAGAAAACACTTTGTATTACTACCACTCCGGATATGTCAGATCTCAAAATATCTCAGGGTTAACAGAGCGATTGCAATATTCGTAATCATCTTTTTATCCATGCGCATTCAcacattaatataaataaatactttataatattttctttttgtactGAAAGAGTTTATTAATTTGTTGGACCATCGTCTTCACCGCTCCTCCCCTGTCTTCTTATCTTATATCTAATTTTATCGGAGGATATCTGATTTCACAGATATTATTTTATGGTTTATaacttatttttaaatatttttcgtctatgcgaattatataaaataacgATGACATGATCTTCACAGTCCCATGTGGTCTAGTGGCTAGGATAGCTGGCTTTCACCCAGCAGGCCCGGGTTCGATTCCCGGCATGGGAAACTTTTTGCcttatatttctttttgtaGCTAGCGCTACTCTATGCTTTGATAGTATCCGGATAATAtgaatacatattatatactaGTGTCTATTGGGTCAAGTTATTGAAACAATCAGTTAATAATATCAATGTTTGGCATATTTTAAAATGAAGTGATATAATTTACAAATGTGGAACGAACGCTTTCGCCGAAAAGTCCGATAGAcacataaaatattgaaatgaaagataaatttttacacgataagctaaaaaattctaataaatGGCTTGCATTAATAAAAGCAACATTTTAACGACATGATTATGAAAGGCAACTAAATGAACAAAGAGCAGCATTGCTCTAAACGTCTGTCCAGGCCTCCTCCACGTCTGTATGCAATGAGGGATTGTCTTGCTCACGCGGTAAAGCAGTTTCTTCCCTTATCCCCGTTCTGTCAAGAGAGCGGAGCAGCGTGAAGCTGCGCGCACGTGGTTCGCGCACACCACACTCAAAACAAATCAGCTGATTGACTTTGCCTAGTCAATTAGAAAATGGACGTTAGTGTGATATCAACGTAGAGAACAGCGTACGGCTCTGTGGGATAAGTGGGCTGTACTCGAGGCGTAACAGTATTCCCGAGGTTCGCTGTTCGCGGTAAGTTGATCGATAATAGTGCCGATCGTCCGACGATAATCGCGGCTCGCTAAAAGAGCCTCGCTGACTCGTGATTCGGAACGATAACATACCCGAGGAACAAAAAAGAGCGAACGTATTTCTCCTGGATCGCGGGGGAGCGGCGGAGCCAGCAGACGTGTTTGctaaattgattttaatcaGTTCGTGCCAATTGCTGCGACCACGAGCGTTGAAACAGTTTACTACCAGCCTGCGTCAACGTAATTCGGATctggaaagttgaaaagatcAGGGAACGTCAGGCTTCGTTCGTCTCGGGATGCGGGAAACGCGACTCTGTGGCAGTGCAGCGGATCGTTTGACAGTTCTATTCTTGTTACGACTCGACTCGTATCGAAACTTCGTATAATTTGCCAATAGCGTATAACGATTATCTTTGCTCGTGACGTCTGACTCTCGTTTTATTATCATAACACTCCGAATGGATTAATAAACGATTCGATTCGTGACGTTCGCTTGACGGGCTCAACTTTACACAGTCGCAATTCCGCCAATTATTCAGGCTAGTTTTATCTGCTGCTTAATTTAGTCACGTCGGCGGTTAAATAGTTAATTACTTTCTATTATTCGCTCCCACGTTTAGGACGTTTCAAGATGACGGCAGGCAACAGTTTGGTCGTACCGATTGTGCTGTGGGGAAGAGTAGCTCCGACTCATTGTATCTCCTGCATATACTTGTCGAGGGATCAGAAAACTCTCGTGACAGGATGCTACGACGGGCAGATATGCTTGTGGCAAGTCGACCCCGAAACTCTGAAGGTAAAATCGAATCTCCGAGTATTGCGTCTTATCATTTTATCCCCGGCCAGTATCAATAATAGTTGTAAATCAGGCCCCTTAGGTGAGTCGTAAATTTTTGCACGCATCCTCCCGACCGTCCTTCATATTCTGTCCCAGTGATGCTGATTAAGACTGTTTGTTCTAACGTAATAATTGATAAGATGGGTAATCATTAAAATCGCAAACAATTTCTCAGGGTTCggctgtatttttttcctgaGACTTGTAGTTTATTAACATTACAACTCATTCGTAACACCAAGAATTTAGAATATTCACCTCGCTATTCAATCCGCGGCTCGATGTGGTGACAGATAACGACGCAGGATTAATGATGATGCTCTTTGATTTATCAAGATGACTCCACGTTGTCTGCTTGTTGGACATACGGCACCGATAATGTGTCTGAGCCGAGCAAGCGTGATAATGGAGCAAAACTATATAGTCAGCAGCAGCGAGAGCGGGGAAATGTGCACCTGGGATTTGATCGATGGAAAGTGTAGGGAAGCTGTCAAGCTCAATAACATTCACACTCAGATGCTTCCTTATGTTTCGGCTGGAGGCGAAGACATCAGGCTATTTTGCTCTGGGTGAGAGACAGAGTGATACCTACTAAGTGTCATAAGATTTCACAACTTTGCAGCTAGTCGTGCGAGTTTTATCTAGAAACCGTTGATCACGCTCTTGCTTCGATGTTTCAGTTATTATCCAGAAGTTTTGGTCATGGATCCCTTCAGCCTGGAAGTTTTGTTCACTCTAAGCTCCCGCGTTAATCCAGATTGGATTAGCGCTTTGCACGTCCTGCGACCGGCCAAACGGAAAGGTCGGTTCCTCGTGCATACAAGTTAGTTACACTTCATCACACATCTATGCTTACCATCCTAACCCGTATTATACTTTACCGATACCTATTTTTGTCTCTATCGGCCTTAGAGGATCTATTTGTTTTCTCAAACTTTCTCGCTGACCTGAGTTACCTgaggtataatttttcattgattttccCATGTAACAATCGATCGGCACTTCCTCTATTGTTTTAGTATTTCATCGAGCTTTCCAAGTTTGTCACTCCACGGTCtgatattttcgttttgtATATCGCTATCAAATCTGTAAATAGTTTTTAAACATTAGAAATATTAATAACttgtgaatttaattttctggtgatatcttctttttatttgcaataaaCGTATTTGAGATTATGTATCTTGTTTGAGATAATAGTGCACTCAGCATTTTAGAATCTTGCAGATTATCTGCGGTCAACTTTTTTTGGTAGCACTGCAATACTTAAATCACGAGAAGGTTTgttagaaaatttcattcacatTGGGAATATCAGACGGAGGCTTGTTCAGTTATATatttaatgatttttcgttttgggtttcaatttattaatttttgtattctctTTTGCCTCTTTGAATAACTCGGTtttaactgaaaattttttgcaacttttaactttttgttattttaaataatactACCAGAATATCTTCTTGGGAATTACTTGAAAGCTCTGTTTTTTGTTCAGTGTCAATTTGTTAAACAGGatctttgaattttattttgctcTGGAAGAGCCGTGCAAACTCATAAATTAATGACTCACGTTCACGTTAATTAATTAGTTTTCAATGAATTAAGGTCaatgtaacaatattttactTATACCGTGCATGTtcttaatattataaattctaCTGAAGGTTCGATTTAATTGTGTTGTCATGTTACAGCACGTAGAAAATCTGGATACAGGGTGGTTATAGCACATTGGTAGAGACTGTAGTACTTCTTTCATTTTAGCGTCACCGAAGTTTCGGAAgacaaaacagaaaagaaCATACACTTCTGTCGCTCTATTTCTTATCAGTTTGTTGTATCGGTAGTTGTTGATCTTTGATTTACCAATTACTTTACTTTGATCCTACTTTTATCGATGAGTCTCTTTCAACATCAAGTCTGCTGAATCCTTTTACCCACTAACGCTCTAATCCTCTGTTCATACATCTATCATTTGTGCGATATCTCTAAGCTGTATACGCTCTAACGtaagtataaatattaaacTACATATTATCCTAGGATCAGatttttcgtaataaaattatctaATTAGGTATCCCTTGTTTGAACGCATgttttacatttaaaaattaactaGGGCAATGTTTATTGCTAAATTTATTAACAACGATTTTAATGCTTTCAAATTAACAAAAAGCCTAGCTAAGATTTCGTAAAAAGTTGTTCAGTTTAACTTCAATTTCATAGGcatgcaaaaattttaccatctCATTATACGCTGCTAATTTGTCACTGCAGAGTTTTAATCTGTGTATTCTTGAGCTTACTCTGCAGCgaggagaaattttcaatgcgCAGTAAAAAGACTTTATCTATTACCGTAACAGAATAATTGTATTTGGGATGAAAAGCTTTTTAGTTCTTGGTGTTATTTCAGTTAACAGAAATTGCGCGTAATTGGTAATCACTAACTTTTGGACAATAGCATTGTTCCGGAATTTGTACAGTTTTACAGTTGTGTGAATATTAATTGTCTGTAAAACATGAAAGAGCTGACGCTGATCGATCGTTGTGCGTATTTTAAATACATCAATGTTAATTTTCAAGACTGAGAAACGGAATTTGACAAAGTAATTCAAGTCCAGATGTGTCGATAAATGAAATTATCTATACATTTATTCGGCTTTGTTTAATATGCTGCTTTGAATGCTATTTTGTAAAATCTACTATTATCTTACAACAGCtaattcgtttttattaaaGACGACGTAGTCTTGGCATTGACTACAACGGGGACAGTGAAAGTCTGGACTCTACTGGGCCATGAGAACCGCCACAGCGAGCCGTTGTACGAGCACGAAAGCAAACAAATTCGCTGCCTCAACGCATTGGCGATGACGTGCTGCCCCTATAATCAGAGAACAGTACTGATAGTATGCTCCAAGTATTGGCAGGTGAGACGATCTTGCGACTCATTTTATCATCGTATCAATATTGAAGTTGTAACTATAGGATATTACGGTTTGGTTTGATACCACTTAGAGAAATCAGAATGTAATAACAGTAACATAACAACATCTTACTATGCGTTAGATATTTGACGCCGGAGATTTCTCAGTTCTCTGTTCTGTAACGGCGCCTCGCGGCGAACGCTGGATGGCGGGAGATTTTTTGGCCGCTGACAGGGTCGTTCTTTGGAGTGACGAAGGTCATGGTTATCTCTACAAATTACCCGCCAAGTACGTTTTTCCCATGTAGACGTAAATTATGGTCCAAAAGTAATAGCATCGAGCCAGTTTCTATAAAAATTCTGCTGAAATTAGttaaatttcacatttcattAGCAATTTCACAGGGTTTAGTGATTGTCTGATATCACATTGCCAGgtaataatgattttcaaattattttcttcaaaaaatgtatgcaacgttattttcaaaatacttaaatttattctttataacaaattatacgaaatgggaataattttaatcatttttaagaCGTCGACTGCAATTTAGATCTTTGAGTTAAAGTGTGAAATGTAGATTTGATGAAATGTGTGAGagtaaattataaaatcagcGATATAGACTATCTATGTAAGATGTGCACTAAATTTTCGTTAGATAAAAATCGTGTCATTCAGTATGGCCTGCGACACCGTGATAGATGATTACAATTGCATTTGATTTACTGTGTTATTTACAGCAAGACGAATCCCAGAATTTAATGTTACcttcaaattttgactttTCATTAAATTCGGTACCGCTGTCGAGTAGTAAGAAATATACACCATATGTGACGTTCAATCAAATTGTTTTCTACAGTTTTAATCTTTTACCAATAAGGTGCATCGCGCATGAATGTTTTTAAGATATGTATATCTTATGGCCCTGcaacttatttatttatttcataccaCTGGAACAAATATATAGGACACACGGTTCAAAGTATACTTCCTGACGGGAGTACTATAAGAAAGCTCTCGAATTCAGGAGTGGACTTAGAAACTAGTTTATTGCTAAACATAAaagtatttattcattataaaattatttaacagTTTATCTTTTCGCGAACAGCAAAGTcatagaaaaaacaaaatatgccatttcaattgattcaaaaaaaatttatagcaattttttttttcctctactTATATTTAGTTCATTCcgtgtaatattttataatccATTGTTTCGGTTTTTTCTTAATAGTATGCAATTTTCtactttggaaaattttaaatttttcttccttctccgccaacaaattaaaaaacccTTATTGTTATGTACTTATAACTTATTTTTGAGTGCGTATATTAAAACTCTTGGCATCAAAGTCACAAGTGCATGTTGATTGACTGAGATATGGtaacattcattcatttatttatttatttatttattttctctatttcACACATACGTAGAGAAtcgcaatttttatacaatgtaAGACTATGCAAATTATACCAGATTTGTTGTGTGGAATGTTCCAAAAACTAGTATAGCGCTTTAATTAGAAAGTTTGTCATATCATATCAGCATTTCTGATTACAGTATGATTCCAATCATGTAGTCAACAGTTATTTATATCACTATTGTATCGCAATCCTGGATTGGACTGTCCAAATGGAAATAGCATGTAGCTTAAATTTACCTTCGTGtatcaatatatattttagtgCATTTACTTTACAGTTCcacattttacattttactcTTTACACGTtacattgaaatatatattccACATTCAAGTAACAAGGTCTAATTTGCTGTTGctactttatttattttatttacagctaggatacaataataataatattaataataatacatgaatgaaaaatttacggTATAATTGATTGgttacatttatatttaagGAGTTGGAATAGTTTCAAATCACACACAACTAGCTGAAATTagtttgcagtttttttttcctttattggTTTTATTTTGGTCTCAAAAAATAGCAACACTTTACAGGCACCTGCAAGCAAAGCACTGTTTTACGTTatcttttttcaatgaattcatTCGATACAGTTTGTGGCAGGTATTGCGAACCTTGTAAAAGATACAATTTCTCCTTTCTCGCTACAAATTTTCACGGGTTAACGAGCTCTCAAAACGGCCGAAGACAGTTCATTCACAGAGTCCGTAGAGTACGCATTTGTTGGAAAGCAAGTAGTTTTTCGACATGGTTTAGACAAACCGAGTGAGATTCGGCTCTTGTACTAACAGTTTTTATTTGATTCTCACTTAAATGAAGCTACATCTTGACAGTACTATCGCGTTTTAACGAGGAATTGTCAACGAAACATAAGCAAATTACAGTTTATCAATCATAATTAATCTCTAAGCGAGCTTTCGTTTTGCATAAAAACGTTCACgatttgttatatttgtgCAGATTATGTGGCGACAAATTTCGTCaatgtcatttttattttttttttcgaagcgTTACTATCTATACCCtaactttatttttgtttgtattGTCGAATATCTTTTATctctggattttttttttcttcttcgacaattgttttcacaaatttatcaattcaccGTTTACAAATCGTTACTGCACATTGATTAACACATTTATCTGTTTGATGGTGATGTTTCGTCTTACATAACATACCCTCTACCACATACTACGAGAGATCCGGTCTGTTCTAGCAAGCTGAAGGGCAAGGCTCTCAGCAGGTAAcgcgaaaatatattttaccttattcatattcatatacgtatatctcaatttttttttttttaattctttatatttattcatattgaTCACGCTTAGATATATTTTCTATATCACAATCATACAGACTTCAGTGTGCCTTTTGTTCATCATTTCTGCCTATACGTACAATAcatatttgtatttatatgtatactaacGAGCGGCTaaacaataatttgaattcCATCTTACAAGCCTCATTAACTTCAACTTCTTGCGtcctgataattttttataactgtTCAAACAATCCAGGTAACGCATGAGTTATTATACTTGTCATATAATATCATTCATATCGATAACGATCATAGACAGCACGTTAACTGCAGTTGCCTACAGTGCGAAATCAGCAGTTGGAAGGCATATGTTACTTGCTACCTTCAATTAGTAATCAATTCAGCtttttattaacaaattttcatacgcCAGCTCTGTACATGGTTCACGAACCGTAGATTAGTGGCAGATTAGGCAATTCCATTGACTTATCTCATCACAATTTCACTTTATTTACTTCTCAGTACCGCAAGTCATGCTTGCTAATATATTGCTTTTGCTTAAAACTGCTTTCTAGCTATTGAACACAATTCAATCGGTGTAAAAAGTtacattgatgaaaaatacaaagtgGTACATTACTACGCACACACGTTGAAAGGTACAGACATCGTTAGCTCTTATTACATTGCCTGGTCTTCTTTCTTACATTCTTAGATATGACAACAAATTCGTAGCTGCAGCAACCGATTGGATCAGAATGATAAATCCTTTTGAATTTCTAATTCAAAGTTGAATTAGAATTTAAAATACGTCTCAAATCGATAGTTGAGTCTTCTCCTAATTTAATACGATTATTATATCTTATACATAGCCCGATGATATTTGTAGAATATGACTAAGTAAAGTCGGATTGTTTTCAGAATAGAGCTGTTTTGgtaaaattgttaatttcgAAGAAATAAGTACTTTGTGCGtctgttgttatttttatcaaacaatAGATCGAGCTTTCAGCTATGACGAAATACTGTTCCCAGAACTGGTAGCAACTTCTCGTTCATTACATTCTCATTTCGAGTGAAAAACTGTACACCTTTCAGTCATAAACTTTTTCCGCAGCTTGAAATACAATTTAACTATAATTAACACATGCAATTGACATTAGGTTTGagatttgattattttcactAATTCTAAGACGATTTGATGCTACTAGCTCTGTATTCTTCGCTTTAATGAAATCGATGTTCATACTTTATTTATGACTTCAGCATTTCTTAGCATTAATTTTGGCACATCTGTGTCTTTGCTCTCACACATAAATGTGTATGCAATACAAAGTTATTACGTCTTAATTATAATACTTATGGAATATTTGCAGTAATTGataatgtttaaaaatcatGATGTAGGGAATTAAATGCATCTTGCAGACATCAATGATTCTAGCAATTGACCAGTAGCTTCGTGAACAGTAACACTTGACTCTGTTCAACGCAAATATTAATCTGATATCCAGTTAAATGAAAGACGATAGAAAAACAGTATTCCATAATTATTGAGTATATGAAAGCAAATAATCTTATATTTGAATTGGAATTTGCGTTGTCgtaatacgttttttttctcggaTCCATAGTAGCGTAGCTGACAACAAGGAGTTTCATACCCCTGCAGCTGAGTGTGATCAACCATATTTGTACTACACTCTGACGCAGCCAGGCGataaggtataaaattattcgaacTGTTAATAAGGCAAGAAGGTTCTTATGCcagaaaattcatttcagcCATTATCGTGTCCTCCGGCGATGCGACTGGTCACAGTTCAGAAGCACAATAAAACTTCGAAATATTTACTCCGAGGCGATAGCGAAGGTGTCGTTGTCTTATGGACACTGCCCGAGATCTCATCTCAACAACTTACGCAAATCAATCAAAAAGATTATAAACCTACCAGTCTACCGCCGACTATAAAGACCAGTCTAACGGCTGCTTGGGAAGCAATGAAACCACCCCCAGTCGGAATTCTTGATCAGTTAGACTCCGGCGATGGTCACGGAATTAAATTGACTTCCAGCATTTACTTGCCGCAGCAAAGTCGGCTTGTTTTGGGCAGAGAAGACGGTAGCATAATCATTGTTCCTGCTACCCAAACCGTTATGCTGCAACTTTTGCACGGCAATCATCAGCAGTACGACGGTTAGTCGCCAAAATCCATTGTCAACGCTACACTGCAGGAAGTATCCTCGatttacgtcgttcaaacaaTGTATTTTGGTTTTAGACTGGCCACCTCATCA
The Neodiprion lecontei isolate iyNeoLeco1 chromosome 3, iyNeoLeco1.1, whole genome shotgun sequence DNA segment above includes these coding regions:
- the LOC107224629 gene encoding condensin complex subunit 2, translated to MARRKTINAVRMDESFSLPAVSSPLRRRSLAASEFSNAPKPFTQNDDESERLARRAVPVSMDSSSQIDNSEIRASIGLGSGIGELSTNALMDHYNKCIKLCAENKITTKNAFALSVIDYMTVLNKRDINSNNMQSAGTTLDVSTKIYGVRVDCVHTDVFKMAGDPGKQNKGEEQNQGVNDANASTVQEPESKRKKKPLSQKILCSLESLEGTPETINLCSTTNTSDSQTTDMLFQVTFPIHATSGHRLHLQEDVILEFAAKKKAGADTVYTGINVSDIEDLADSNMCPILADFHILGWSETDIPDSPPPAFGQEDNNLRFDLNASVGDLCDNENVGMNYFDLDEASQENIDRCTRKPEHVEHIVDFSQAVSTTNTNKSNTLEYSYLQKSVHNLHWAGPIHWKPKIFSGRVVGACGQEAVRKKKEVNLKFTVKGSEDNVEKLEGKISHRLQTKTMRQTWQDDKLTLPEDIHYESTNPTKFYYHSSMTKQLLPLDKPNGEAAGEEGNLDATVLDDDVDYDYDNQNDTQNYCSQNDDGGRGDANCNSSPDMFHDEDGDPHPDGELCTQALTGENLVIAPKSTTQVQINYSTRAKKINMRQLKNSIWKTLSHKNTLYENGNGDTNEEASKLKDERSFGSVYKILPNTLGKDNAAALSPALAFVSLLHLANEKTLCITTTPDMSDLKISQG